The nucleotide window TCCCACAACCGCGCAAACGCCAGGTCAAGGTCCCCCTCCCTGTCAGCCGCAAGATTGCGCACCGTATCATTAAGGGCCACCAACGGCTTCCCCACCGTCATCGTTGGGCCGATCCGCGGATAGGCCCGAGCAATCAGGTTCCAATCTTCCGCCGTCTTGGCCTGTCTACACAGGTATCCCAGCCCCCAATCACTCCCCTCCATAAGTGGCTGCACCCTCTCAAGCGCGTCCACTAACGCCCCCATATCCCCCTGCAAGCCCACAAACTCCAACAGCGCCACCGGCCCCGAAGCTggcaccttcctccccttctccttcaactctTTCAAAATCTCAAACACCCTATTCGCCATCTCCGGCTCCCTCACTAACAACCTCAGTATACTCCTcgactcctccttcaacccgGGGTACGACTCGGCCTTGATGCTTGCCacctccaacgcctcctccaacttcccctGATCAGCATAGCAATCCACCAACGCCTCATAATGCAACCCCGTCATCTTGATCCCCCTTCCAGCCAACTCCTTAAACGCGCCCGTTGCCAGCCCCTCATCACAATGCCTTGCCCCGGTGTTCAGAGTATTATTCAGCATCCCATCACTCGGCACCACAAGCCCATTCTCCACCAACTTCCCCCAGAGGTATTTCGTCCCCTCGAGATAACTCTCCCTCGAACACTCCTCCAACATATAATACCACACCTCCATCGGCACCCCGTCCAAcctcccttcttcccccctcccttcctccctcccagtctccaacccaaccctcatcatcaaaaccTGAAACGCCTCCTCCGTATACCCCCTCTTTCCCAGTACATGAACCACAGTATCCCACCCCGTCCcactcatccacctcctttccccctcctcttcccaccccaccacctcctccaacgcctccaacgccagctcctcctgcctctccctcAGTAACCCCAAAATAacatcctccctcacctccttgatcaactcctccccgTAAACAACCCCTATCCGTCTCAATATCAAGTTCCTAAGCGTGTAATCAGGGTGAATAGCCAGCAATTTAATCGCCGCCCTCCAAAACTCCTTGCTAGGGGCAATACTGGCTTTGTCCATCTCCTTGAGGATGTCCTCGAGCTCCCAGGCTGAACCCCGTTCTGGATCCCAGTTTGCAACAACCAACGCCCGGTAGAGGAGTTCATTcgggggttggtgacggtCGGTGACGAGGTAGTGGACTAGTGATCGGATTTTGAGACCCGTGAATCGTTTGGAGTGTTTGGAGTGGGAAGTCAACaggcgggtgagggtgaggaggagggtgggggttgaCAAGGAGGCAAGGAgagatggggggatggtgttgtcggggagggtgaggatgtcaagggagggggtggtgattgcTGGGGTTTCTGGTTGGTCGGTAGTGGCTGTTGTTGTAGTAGTAGaagtagtagtagtagttgGTAAAGATGAGACCTCATGCTGATATTGCTCCTTCAGCAGCTTCCGGTTGGCTTTTTCATGTTGCCATAACCTCTGGTTTTTCCCTGGTCGAGTCTTTTTCGATCTTTGGGCGAGCTGAGAGCCATCTTCAATAACaggatgttgctgttgtggtagCGTCAAGTTTGAAGTAAGCAGTCCAGTGCTGgaaccatcttcttcatgagCAGCAGCCGCGGTAGAAGTGAGCCTGCGCAGTACTAACGGCCTCAGCCTCGACGTCTTTTGAAAAAGTGCCGCATCGATTGACGGGCAGAGACACCTCCAAAGGCCATCGACCACTTGGCGGGGAGCTGCCATGTTAAGATGGTCGTGAAATCAagcttcttggtggtggtggtgaccgTTGATCAGGGTTGAGAGCTCAACTAAACTTTTTGGAGGGGCCAGTGCCAAGACTTGAAGTCAAGGTACGTACCTTCTCACTCAGACGCCAGATCACGTGGGTCCCTCTGTTCATGTGACAGGCTCTTGTCCAACATGAAAGCTGGCTGTTTAttttcttatttttttctGTTATTATAGTTGGTACTCCAGGCCAGTGAGACAAGCCAAATCAACGCATGCTATGCCGCAACAAAGGTATGCTGTTTTTCACACCAGCTAAAAGCAACCCTGCCTTCCAGCTCAACACATGACCGGGTATCTTCTTTTGGCTGTTAGAACCTCCGCCTGTCCCCCAGGCTCGGCAGCCCCAGAAGAGCACTGGGAATAGCCTGAACGGCAGGCGATAAATCCCTGCCTTTCCTCGCCTTGAACCGCCGTAGTAGCATATGagcctccccatcaaacacATCACTCTGGAAACAACTCCACCCTCACGCACCCCTattcccacctctcccacccctcccacctctccctctcccacccctccctctatcacccccacccctcccaccataATCCCCTCTCTGAtgtcctccccgtccccctctatacccacccccacccgactgctgctgctccttgaCAATATCGATAATCTCGTCCGGAACTCGTAGGTATTTAATCTGTCATTCCCATCATtagcccccatccccatccccatccccatcccctccccccccaggGCTCCTACTCACATTATTCCCCTTGACATAAACCTCCGGCAACCTCACAAACTTATCCCCCTCCTATTCAACCCGTCAGCATTTCAttcattcccctccccaccagcgAATTTAGAGCGCAAAACCCACAGGACTAGtctgcaccacctccctcaacgtCAAATTCATCCAAGTATCGCACAGCACCAAATGCCCATTCAGCGTCTCCCCGTTCTTGAGCTCGACCAGCATCGGGTGGCCCTGCGCCGCGTTAAGGAGACCAAGAGGCAACTGCAACGCCCCCCCCAATCAAAATCAGCAAAATACCCTTTTCCCCAATCCCCCTCTTGACGTACCATCTTTGCTCGGCTATTctctctccccttttccttctaAAACCCAACCTTTCGCCGCGCGTAGAAATCGTTTTCAAtcgaaaagaaagatattCGATTGTCCGGCGTGTCGTGTGGCGGCAAGTGGTGGGTAATTCGTCGTTTCGttaggtaaggtaggtaaacAAACTCGCAATGAATAGGTGGTTGGCAGACATCAGACAACCAAGCGCCGCCCAAGAAACATGACTTCAGCGCGTCTCCCTTCCCTAACCCCCCCAGCCTTGCGGGGACACTGTAGTGGGGGACCTGAACCGTGCACAGCCGACAATTACCCGACTAAATTCCCCTCTAGCGCGCGACCGTTGTGGGGACCTAAACTTTGATGAGACGACATGGCACGAAAAAAAAGTCCCAGAATGGGAGTCAATAACCATGTGAGGGATGCACTTCCATGAGGGAAACGAAAAACACTGCGAGTCTAGTGACATTGAAAGCACTCTGATATCAAAAACTCAACAGCTGAAGTTTTCTGTGGACTTAGAATCAAAAGTAAAGCAGAATCATTTGCTGAACCAGCAAAAGAGTAGGtttggacgagctgggaatcgaacccagGACCTTTCGCATACAGGCAAGTATGCTAAGCGAACGCTCTACCAACTGAGCCACACGCCCCTGGTTGTTTGATGGAGGTTGCACCCAGAAGCAGCTCTTATCATCGAGATCATTCCCTTGACAGCGCACATCTCACTCTAGCAAGGGACTCTCAACCACAGTATGATGTTCAAGATAAACCCATCTGATATCTCTGTAACCtgacaaaaacaacccaaccatTTGGATGATGAATCCGAGATAGACTATACCCCCCCCCTTTGCGCAACGCAACAAAAACCAAGAGaccacaccaaccccaacaacatccGTTACAGTAATCCATTCCGTCATGCGTTCCCAAATCTTTTGACACGTTACCCACCACAGCCTGAGAGACCAGCAAACACGCCCGTTTTAGCTTCTTTCCACATTGTTCATTCTGCCAGCAGGTTCGTCATGGCGTTAAATGGCGCTCTCTCGGCTCTTGCGGTAACTCGCCTGCGGAGCAGCTGGAGTTAGTATACCGcacttcttctctctctctactGGAAAGAATAAGCCGAAGCACGACTTGCCTCCTGTTCAACTTGCAGACCGTCAATGACAGGGGCAAGTTCACTGAGAATCTCGTGGGCCTTCTTGTGGAACTCAATCTGAGCAGCAAGGAGCTCGGCCAGGTTGCGCAGGGGTTCGGGAGTATCGACAACCTATTTGTGGGTTAGGGCAATCAGCGCTTCGATCCTCGGCCTCTATGGGTGACAAGAATACTCACGTTCTTCATGAcaccaacagcctcctcggtCTGTGTGACAAACTCATCCTCAGCCTTCTCAATTTCCTCTTGGGCCTCAGGGCTGAGCTCCTGCTCGTCGTGCCGGCCACTAGGGGCCGCTCCACCAAGCTTCCAGGTGGTGCCCTTGACACGGGCCTTGACAGCATCCAAAGTCAACCTGGCCTTCTCGACCGCCTTGCGCGCGCGGGTAGCAaaggtgatgttggtgttcaGGGTGGTGTTCCACCCAGCCAAGAAGCGGCTTTGAACCTGGGCGTCCTGGGCGAGGCGGGCCTCTCCAACACGCTCCATGGCGAGCGCATACTTCTCGAGCGCAGTAGCAAGAGGATCCTCACCGGAGGAGGTGTGTTGCTGGTGGAGAGCCTGGGAGCTGGCCAACGAAGCGCGGGCGATAGCATGATGGAAGGTCTTGGGTTGAGGCTTAGCCGAAGGAGGGGCGGTCAGGGCAGCCTGGGCTTCGGCGGGAGAGGTGGCGCTCGACAACAGAGTAACCTTCTCGGAGACGGTGCGACCAAGGTCCTGGAAGGTCTCCTTGATATTAGGGGGGTAGTCGTAGGCCTCGTTGGAGTATTGGGAGCTATCCAATGATGGAGGGGTCAGATGGTGCCACCGAAACAACGAGCTCCGAGCTCAGAGAGCATCCATGTCACAAACTTACGTCACAGCCAGCATCTTCTGGTGGACAGCCTTGAGCGCATCCACGCGCTTCTCAAGGTCGATGTAGTCGGGTGGGAGTTCGGTCTGCAAAGCCAACATGGTCAACCACTTGTTCTCCCTTGTCGCCAAGCAAGCCCAACGCCGCCAGGAAGCTATCAATGCGCACCTTGTCCTCAGCCTGGCCCAGCTGCTCCTTGGTGTACTGGAAGGTGCGCGAGGCAAAGGGGGTGATCTGACCACCCAAAGAGCTGTAGAAATGCCATTGTCAGCGGTTCGCTGTTCGAATTTCCATTGTTCTGGCGGTCCGAGCTCGAGGTTTATCAAACAATCCAGGGCGTCGAGAGAGGGGTTGTCCGTACGTGAGACTCTTCTGGAAACCCTTGAAAGCGTCCATCTTGTCGGGTTTTGGGGTGCGGTATTGCAGTGTTCAGGGGACGTGCTTCTCGACGGCGGACTCAACGGGCGGTGACCGTAGCTTTGCGAAAAGGAGGATGCGAGGTTGACGTTGACACCGAAGCTTTGTGTCAAGTGGGCGTTGTTTAGGGGACAAGGCGCCGATCCCTAGCTGCTGACGCCCCGCTAAACATTCCGCGTTGCAGCTGTCAACCCTGAATTTCATTGGCCGCGTCATGCTCCGTGCGTCGCAGCCGTGATTCTTTCAGGCAGCCAAGCATAAGGTCCAAGCATGTGCTTCACCTTTTATCTTGGTGTAACCTCAAGCATCATCATGAGCATAAAAGGTCGCCCTATGATCCATGATggctcaacaacaaacagtcgatatatatgtatataaaTGACAAGTGATTTGTGTATCCTCGGCAGCATGAAGTCCATGGTAAATACTTTCCACTTGAAACATCGGCATCGATATACTCGAAATGCAGTTGTTGAAGTATGGTATGCTAGATAAGTTCTTATCATTCTCCATATGTAACCGTCACCTTTCAATCCGCCGCTTTCGAATCAGCCCAACTCGGCACAACACCCCTACAAACATCCTCATAGTCCTCCATGACCTGATCCTTCACCGCGGCCTCCGGCGTCGTCCAAAACATCGCCCAGTTACTCCCGGGCAACTTTCTCACCCCCCTGCTCCTCTCAAAATACCACTTATTCACCGGGTTATccttcctgctcctccagcacaCCCCATTCGGGAAACAATCCCTCACCATGGCATTGAACACAATATCTGCCACACCTCCCGCCCCTTGACACTTCTTCAGCACGGCAAACTTATCCAGGTAGGGCACTAATCTACCCGAGTTGTACGCTGTCTCCTCGTCAAGCCCGAATGGTCGTTCCCAGGTGAGGATCGCACCGCCTTCGTACTcgccggcgatgatgatACCTGCGAGGGAGTCTTGGACTCGGTTGAGGTAGTGCTCTGCGTCTAGCTTGCGGTCGAAGGAgtcgttgatgaggtggatgagTCGGGGGAGGTCGACGCACGTATCTGTTAGTTTCAGGCGGGGGGTGCCCGGTTTAGGTGGTTTCCAGGACCGTGTGCGGGTGTCGGGGAAGATGGTAACGGGGAGCCCTTTCTTCGCCagggttgtggtgggcaTTCGGGATGACCTTTGGTATGTACCATTTGTCGTTGATTTGATCCGGCCGATGGGTAGAGACGCCGAGTATATCGGCCGGTCGGTGAGAAGGTTGTGAATGATGGGATTCTGCCATCTTCGTGTTTTGACTTCACCTGCCATagcctcctcggcgtctCTTCTGATATCATATGCTGGATTCGACTGTAGGTTTGCGGCTTCGATTGGGCTGGTTATGACCGCGGAAGCTGTCGAGGGCAGGATTGCTAGTATGTTCTTGACGAGCTCTAGGTTTTCGATGTGTGAAGCTTTCGGGTTGCCTGAGATAC belongs to Podospora bellae-mahoneyi strain CBS 112042 chromosome 6, whole genome shotgun sequence and includes:
- a CDS encoding hypothetical protein (EggNog:ENOG503NYZ9; COG:J), yielding MLPLGLLNAAQGHPMLVELKNGETLNGHLVLCDTWMNLTLREVVQTSPEGDKFVRLPEVYVKGNNIKYLRVPDEIIDIVKEQQQSGGGGYRGGRGGHQRGDYGGRGGGDRGRGGRGRGGRGGRGGNRGA
- a CDS encoding hypothetical protein (EggNog:ENOG503Q4MC; COG:S); this translates as MDAFKGFQKSLTSLGGQITPFASRTFQYTKEQLGQAEDKTELPPDYIDLEKRVDALKAVHQKMLAVTSQYSNEAYDYPPNIKETFQDLGRTVSEKVTLLSSATSPAEAQAALTAPPSAKPQPKTFHHAIARASLASSQALHQQHTSSGEDPLATALEKYALAMERVGEARLAQDAQVQSRFLAGWNTTLNTNITFATRARKAVEKARLTLDAVKARVKGTTWKLGGAAPSGRHDEQELSPEAQEEIEKAEDEFVTQTEEAVGVMKNVVDTPEPLRNLAELLAAQIEFHKKAHEILSELAPVIDGLQVEQEASRASAYSFQ
- a CDS encoding hypothetical protein (EggNog:ENOG503NYZ9; COG:J), with amino-acid sequence MAAPRQVVDGLWRCLCPSIDAALFQKTSRLRPLVLRRLTSTAAAAHEEDGSSTGLLTSNLTLPQQQHPVIEDGSQLAQRSKKTRPGKNQRLWQHEKANRKLLKEQYQHEVSSLPTTTTTSTTTTTATTDQPETPAITTPSLDILTLPDNTIPPSLLASLSTPTLLLTLTRLLTSHSKHSKRFTGLKIRSLVHYLVTDRHQPPNELLYRALVVANWDPERGSAWELEDILKEMDKASIAPSKEFWRAAIKLLAIHPDYTLRNLILRRIGVVYGEELIKEVREDVILGLLRERQEELALEALEEVVGWEEEGERRWMSGTGWDTVVHVLGKRGYTEEAFQVLMMRVGLETGREEGRGEEGRLDGVPMEVWYYMLEECSRESYLEGTKYLWGKLVENGLVVPSDGMLNNTLNTGARHCDEGLATGAFKELAGRGIKMTGLHYEALVDCYADQGKLEEALEVASIKAESYPGLKEESRSILRLLVREPEMANRVFEILKELKEKGRKVPASGPVALLEFVGLQGDMGALVDALERVQPLMEGSDWGLGYLCRQAKTAEDWNLIARAYPRIGPTMTVGKPLVALNDTVRNLAADREGDLDLAFARLWDMGEHLVQRVAKYPTEDTLMALLDRCYWEKDSRIWAVIDLAREKGIQVDETDMRKLSTIPKPERILLLAPAGKS